Proteins from one Gimesia maris genomic window:
- a CDS encoding DUF1549 and DUF1553 domain-containing protein — translation MNTLHNTASRRLFVFCLPVVILLSCFAGVTNAEEKNTPVSFVNDVVPVLTKAGCNMGVCHAKAGGGQNGFQLSLLGFEPLDDYESLVKEAQGRRLFPSVPSKSLLLTKASNENPHGGGIRLPKDSEGYRVIRRWIEEGARYSTGKEPTLESVEVQPERGVVNMGETQQLKAIAKYSDGSIRDVTEVALYESNINSMAEATEEGVVKVHDIPGKVAVMVRYQGKIAVFTAAIPLGAPIQEVPSEKNMIDRHVFANLKELGIPPSPVCDDQTFLRRVTLDICGRFPTQEETETFLASKDPKKRDEVVERLLRSPNYADYFASKWTPLLKNRRDAANDITSNFAFHAWIRDSLLANVPYDQLVRELLGATGTVVSNPPVAWYKRVKDPKDQLEDIAQLFLGVRMQCAQCHHHPFERWSQDDYYSLSAFFSQIGRKPTGTQGEDLIFHKRGIAQAKNVKSGEMLKPVALGDDIGEISPDEDPRLRLGNWMSSKDNPFFAKALVNRYWKHFFKRALIEPEDDIRDTNPPSNPELMAALEEHFIQSGFDLKQLIKLITQSHTYQLSSMPNEYNLQDRQNYSRFYPRRLQAEVLLDSVDQLAGSTTAFANLPPGTRAIALPDNSYTNASAFLKVFGRPNSASVCECERVQSSSLAQSLHLINSSEMKSKLATANGRAAELAKMKDKTVEEKVNALYLIAFARRPQPEELQTAVQFLTTPAADAKAKPDAKKTPTSKDYQDLIWALMNTKEFLFNH, via the coding sequence ATGAACACATTGCATAACACTGCTTCGAGACGTCTGTTCGTTTTCTGCCTCCCGGTTGTGATTCTTCTGAGCTGTTTTGCAGGCGTTACTAACGCGGAAGAAAAAAACACCCCGGTCAGTTTCGTCAATGATGTGGTGCCTGTATTGACCAAGGCAGGGTGCAACATGGGGGTCTGCCATGCCAAAGCAGGAGGAGGGCAGAATGGTTTTCAGCTGTCCCTGCTGGGATTTGAGCCGCTGGATGACTATGAAAGTCTGGTCAAGGAAGCGCAGGGGCGTCGTCTGTTTCCTTCGGTTCCATCCAAAAGCCTGCTGCTCACCAAAGCATCAAATGAAAATCCACACGGGGGCGGAATCCGTCTGCCTAAGGATTCTGAAGGTTATCGGGTAATCCGCCGCTGGATTGAAGAAGGTGCCCGCTATTCAACCGGAAAAGAACCGACGCTGGAATCAGTGGAAGTTCAGCCGGAACGTGGCGTGGTGAATATGGGTGAGACGCAACAGCTGAAGGCGATCGCAAAATATTCGGATGGAAGTATCCGCGACGTCACTGAGGTGGCCTTGTATGAGTCGAATATCAACTCGATGGCAGAAGCAACCGAGGAAGGGGTTGTCAAAGTTCATGATATCCCGGGAAAAGTGGCTGTGATGGTTCGCTACCAGGGTAAGATTGCGGTCTTCACAGCGGCAATTCCTCTGGGAGCACCGATTCAGGAAGTACCCTCCGAAAAGAACATGATAGACCGTCATGTGTTTGCCAACTTGAAAGAGTTGGGAATTCCCCCATCACCGGTCTGTGATGATCAGACTTTCTTGCGTCGCGTGACCCTTGATATTTGTGGTCGTTTTCCGACACAGGAAGAAACCGAAACGTTTCTGGCGAGTAAGGATCCCAAAAAACGGGATGAAGTTGTGGAACGTCTGCTGCGGAGTCCCAACTATGCAGACTACTTTGCCTCCAAGTGGACGCCGCTGCTGAAGAACCGCCGCGATGCAGCCAACGATATCACTTCTAACTTCGCATTCCATGCCTGGATTCGAGACAGTCTGCTGGCGAATGTCCCCTATGATCAACTGGTTCGCGAACTGCTGGGAGCAACCGGAACCGTCGTGAGCAATCCGCCTGTTGCCTGGTACAAACGCGTCAAAGATCCCAAGGATCAACTGGAAGATATTGCCCAGCTGTTTCTGGGAGTGCGGATGCAATGTGCTCAATGCCATCATCATCCCTTTGAACGCTGGAGTCAGGACGATTATTACAGTCTGTCCGCATTTTTCTCTCAGATTGGTCGTAAGCCGACCGGGACTCAGGGAGAAGACCTGATATTTCATAAACGCGGTATCGCACAGGCAAAGAATGTGAAATCGGGCGAGATGCTCAAGCCGGTGGCGTTGGGCGATGATATCGGCGAGATTTCTCCCGATGAAGACCCCCGTCTGCGTTTAGGCAACTGGATGAGTTCCAAAGACAATCCCTTTTTTGCCAAAGCGCTGGTGAACCGCTACTGGAAACATTTTTTCAAGCGGGCTCTGATTGAGCCGGAAGATGATATCCGGGATACGAATCCCCCTTCCAATCCGGAACTGATGGCTGCATTGGAAGAACATTTCATCCAGTCAGGCTTTGATCTGAAGCAACTGATCAAGCTGATTACTCAGTCGCATACCTATCAACTGAGTTCGATGCCGAACGAATACAATTTGCAGGATCGCCAGAATTATTCGCGATTCTATCCGCGTCGTCTGCAGGCGGAAGTGCTGCTGGACTCGGTCGATCAACTGGCTGGTTCGACCACGGCGTTTGCCAATTTACCACCGGGAACGCGTGCGATTGCCTTGCCCGATAACAGCTATACCAACGCTTCGGCTTTCCTGAAGGTCTTTGGCCGTCCCAACAGTGCCAGCGTCTGTGAATGCGAGCGGGTGCAATCATCCAGTCTGGCGCAGAGTCTGCATCTGATTAACTCCTCGGAGATGAAGTCCAAACTGGCCACGGCTAACGGGCGGGCTGCTGAATTAGCCAAAATGAAAGATAAGACTGTAGAAGAAAAAGTGAATGCGTTGTATCTGATTGCGTTTGCACGCAGGCCTCAGCCTGAAGAATTACAGACTGCAGTGCAGTTTCTGACGACACCGGCTGCTGATGCAAAGGCAAAACCGGATGCAAAGAAAACGCCGACTTCCAAAGATTATCAGGACCTGATCTGGGCCCTGATGAATACGAAAGAGTTTTTGTTTAATCATTAA